In Saprospiraceae bacterium, the sequence TGCCAACTAAGTTGTTATTACTTAAATCAATAGTAACAAGATTTTTATTGCTTTCAAAGTTAGGAATATTGCCAGTTAAAAGATTATCATTTAAAAATAAGTTTTTTAAGCTTGAACAATTTTCGAAACTTGGTAATTGTCCCACCAATCTATTATTATTCAGATCTAGATCTCTAAGTTTAGTTAAATTAGCAAAATTAGGAATGTTTCCGCTAAGCTGATTGTGGTCAAGAAATATTTGACTTATTTCAGGAATTTTATCAAAATTTGGGATACTGCCGGTTAAATTATTATTGCCTAAGTATAAATAAGCAGATAGATTGGGTAACATATTGAAGTCTGGAATAAATCCACTCAAATTATTATTTGATAATCCTAATGAAAAAAGATTAGTAATATGACTAAAATTAGGAATATTGCCACTTAAAAAGTTATTATTTAAATATAATTGTTTTAAATTTGGAATTTTATCAAAATCAGGAATACCGCCGCTTAGTTGATTATTATTTAAAAATAAATATTCCATGTTCGGAAGATCGAGTGATATAATTGGACCAGTTAAATTGTTTCCTTTGCAACATGATCCTGTGGTTGTATCACTTAAATTTATGGATAGAATACATCCTATAGAATTTAGAGTAATACCCCACCATGTATCCATAGGCTTACTAAAATTCCATTTTTTCCACCAATTAGGCCCACCAGTTGCATTATAAAATTTCACCAACTCCAAACTATCAGACCTTCGGTCACAAGCAAAATTCAGCTTTTCAAAAGATAGCATATCACCGTCAGGCAATTCAGTAGCTTCCGTGAAGATCGCAGGTCTATGCTTTGTGGAAGAATAATTGGGGGATACGTTGATTTCTTGATGCATCCAGCCGTATGCAAAAGCTGAGATAGTTAGGGTTAGGATGACCAGGATGCGCATAAGGTAAAGGTATGATTAATAATGAATTAGAAGAAGGTTGTTGTAATAATATTTACTTGACCATCAGTGATTTAGAGAGAGAGTCAAAGTCTGGTCATAATAAAAAGGGCAGGCAGTGTTTTACAATTTGAAATTTACTCCAAGGTTGATGCAGGAATAATTATAAAAGCCATCTGCATCGAATTTTTTGCTGTAATTGAGTACTTGCCTGATATCTATCTGCAAGGCGACATGCTCGGTCATGGAGAATCGTGAACCTATGCCGGCTGAAAACTGCCCTGCCAGGAAGCTAACCTTTTCAGCTGCGGACCCGAAAAAAATAAAATCAACCTCCCCTTTGGCGGTACAATAGGTGGGCGCTAAGGATGCGGAGAGATAAGGCTCTATTTTCTTGAGTTTAAAGGGTAAAAATTCTGAAAACAGGCCGAGGGAGAGCAGGGAGGTGGAGGAGGTATAGATGCCGGCTACATCCAGTTGGAAGTGATCATACTGCAGGGCCAGCCCATACTTTATTTTTTCGACCTGGCCGATCTGGTAACGTACAGTGAGGTCTATACCTGAGTATGCTTCGTAATATTGAGTGTTTTGATCATATCCGATCATCGCGGACAGGCTGGATTGTGCATAGGATGACCAGCACAAAGTGGATAATACCAGGATTATTATTGTCTTATTCATGACACAAAGTTTTTTTGGATTAAGAGAGGTTGAAGCGTTACTTACTTTTCTTTAAAGTGAGTCTGTCTAAGCCCAGCGCCAGGCCTATGAGATCTGTAATTGATAAATGGCTGCTGATCATTTCCATTTCCAGGTATTCCTCATCGAGTCGACAAAAATGAAATGGTGATAAGCAGCGCTAAGATGTATTTCATGGTCAAATTTTTCTGAACTTTTGCAGCTTTTAGACACTGAGTGACCTGCTCCCAGGACCGAAAAAAGCTGATGAATAAAAATGATAGTTAGTTTCTTTTTGGCACGTATACTTTATTGCCATGGTCATTGATATAATATTGTCCGCCCCGGCTGCCTGTTTGTATGGCCCTGCCACTCCCGTACTGATATGCCTCAGGACTATAGTCACGGGCACGGCTGCCTGGCTCATTGGTATAAGAATTGAGATTGCCTGTGGTTGAATAATTATCAATATTCGTAGCATTAGGCATGGTTTTATAATGCCCATCTACATAAGTGCCAGTACTTTTGATATATCCGTTTTGGTAGGTGGTAGTTGTATTTTCAATGGTATATCGCGGTATGGTATAGCTGCCTTGCACGCTGAATAGTTCTTTGTTTGCCCGATATCGCATGTCGGGAGTACCGTCCCTTTTATTTTGAGCTAGTGAAGAAAAATATGTCAGACAGGTCAGTGCAAAAATGAATACTGTTTTTTTCATGATAATGTTTTATTTAAATTGTTTTCAAGGATATATTGCAGTTTGATGTAAATGTTAGCAGATAGCGTCCTATATTTTATCCTTCGATTTTGCCAGGAGTATGGTCCCAGTCATTGATCCTATGGTCATTCAATGGAAACTGCATAGTCCTGGCCGGATAGCACTGTATTTATGTATTATTATGGCATGGTAAAGGCCCTGGATAAGCTGATAGAAGTTTCTACCGTTGGTGGCGGCTGAATACCAGAAAAATTAGGCGTTTTCAATTCATGGGCGCAGGCTCTAGCTTCCAATTGCTGGATTGCTGGGCAGTGCGGTTGAATGTTACATCAAGTGTATGTTTTTAATAAGGGGAGGTATCACAGTATCAGCGCTCTCCAATTCTTATATTCTTATTATAAAATCCAAATCCTTTTGATTAATCACACTCCCCTACCTCATAATCACCACATACCCCTTGATCGGCGCACTGACACTCCCCAAATCCAGCAGATAATAGTATGTGCCCGTAGGCAATGGCTGACCTTGCGTATTGGTACCATCCCAATCATTTTTATAATCATCATTGCGGTAGACGAGGTCGCCCCATCGGTTATAGACTGTAAGTTTGGTAGGTTTTGGACCAAAGGCATCCGGGCAATCTATTAATGCCTCGACGATAAAATATCGATTATCTCTTGATGGGCTATCTGGGAAAATAACGTTCGGGAGTACCAGGCTGTTTCGATCGGAACAGGGAGATTCTACCTCGAACTCGATGGTGGAAGATTTGCAATCAGTAGGACAGATCGTAGAACAAACTGTGTACTTTAAAATTTCTTTACCTGAAAATTTTGGATTAGAAGTATAAGTACCCCTTCCTGATGTACGGGAGTAAATCATGGTACCATTTTGAGGCTCTTGGATCATCACATCTATGGAAGCGCCCTTTGAGATGGTATCATTTGCCAATACATCGAATAATGTAGGCGTCGAATGTTTTACTTTTACATAATCAGGTTTAAGGGCTATTATTTTGAGCATAAACTCTATCGAAAAAGCATTTTGCTTTTCAAATCCATTGACCATGATGGCATATGTTTTGCCCTTGACCATATCCAATGATTTTAAAAATCCATCCTCCCCAGGGTCGCAGTTTGGAGACTCCTCAATATCTGTAGAGGATTCATTTAATCCTGTGCTACTTAAATTGCATGTTGTAGCATTACACCGGATGAGACGCTTGGTAGCGCATCCATTTATTCCATCAGGTAGTTCAAAAACGGCAAAGTCAATATCTTCATTAGAGATTAACGGTGTAATCGTAAAGGTGATATTTAAATTTTCATTGGCGGTCCATTTGAACCATTTGGAGTTAGATTCGGATTGATTATTCTTAAGATCAAAATTATTAAAGTCCAAACAAGAATTGTCAGCTTCATCCAATACACTACCAGGGCCAATCATAGAGTCAATAATAAATTTTTGATAACAGGGAGTAATAGTGATGACCCGCGCATTAGAACAATCTTGCTCATCACTTGCAGCATTGGTCTTTAACCTTATCGGCCAACTTTCTAGTGTCAACTGTGGAGCCAATGGGTTAGTAATTTTGACTGTATAAGTGCCGGCGTCATTATTCGTAAATGGGTTAAAAGGTAGTTTATTCCCTTTCATGGTTTTATAAAGGCTTCCATTTTTATACCAGGCGTATGTACTGGTCGTGACGGTGTCATCGATCAGGAGATCTAAAGTATAGGGTGTATTGTTATTAATGAAGATGGTCGTATCGCGGTAAATAGTATCTTGGGGTGCATAAGTAAATAGACTTTGACTCCATTTATTAGTAACCTCTATCAGTGTCTTTATCTTATCATGATATTTTATGATATTGGTGAAGGTGAGTTTATTTCCTTCAAATGTCCCTCGTCTAAGTAGTGGATTAGATATAGTATAGTCCTCTAAAGATCCTGTAAAACTATTGTTGGCCAGCCATACTTCTTTTAAACCAGGAAACTTGTCAAGTTTTGGCAAAGGGCCGGAGAAATTATTATCACTTAAGGTCAGTGTTCCTAAATTTTTTAGATGTGATAGATCCTGTATCATGCCACCCATCCTATTATTATGCACTTCATAGTTTTCAAGAAGCAAGCATCCTTTTAATCCTGGCAAAGATCCGCTTAAAAAATTATGATGCAGAGCAAGGACTTTTAACAAAGGAAGATTCTTAAAATCAGGAATACTTCCGGTCAGTTCATTATCATATAAATTTATTGTCTCTAATTTTGGGTTATTGTCAAACGAAGGTATTGAACCAGTTAATTTATTGTCGTTTAAGTGTATTCTATTCAGTTGAGGTAAATTATTCAGATTAGGAACAGGCCCAGTCAATTGATTATCATAACAACCCAAGCGATATAAGAGTGGCATCATGTCAAAATTGGGAATATCGCCAGTTAATTGATTGCCCTCCAAAGCAAGGTAACCTAACTTAGGTAAATTTTTAAAATTTGGTATACTGCCACTTAATTTATTTGTTTCCAACCTTAAGTTCTCTAGCGATGGAAAGTGAAAATCAGGAATAGTACCGCTTAAGTTATTGGCTCTTAAATTAATGTAAGTCAGTGAAGGCAATTTGATAATAATTAAGGTACCAATCAGGTTGTTTCCGGAGCAACATCCATTGATAGCAGTATCGTTCAAACGAATTTCCGTTACACATCCCTCATTGTTTATTGTAATTCCCCACCATGTACTTATCGGCTTACTCAAATCCCACTTCTTCCACCAATTTGGCCCACCAGTCTCATTATAAAACTTCACCAACTCTAAACTATCAGACCTTCGGTCACATATTAACATCGGCAAAGCATTTAACCTGATCGGCCAACTCTCCAGTGTCAGCTGCGGAGCTAATGGATTTGTAATCTTCACTGTATAAGTGCCTGCATCTGTAGTTGTGAAAGGTGTAAATGCGAGCTTATTACTTCCTTTGATGGTTTTGTAGAGTGCTCCATTTTTATACCAGGTGTATGTGCTGGTGGTGACGGTGTCATCGATGAGGAGATCGATGGTGTAAGGGGTGTTTGAGGGGATGAGGATGGTGGTGTCGGAGTATATTTTTTTTTGCGGGGCGTATATTAAGGTATCATAAAGGCAGGTTGGGCAATCCCTATTTATTAAATCCGTCAAATTTTTAATACTGGCTAGATTTGATAAAAGTCCAGAAAACGTGACTTTATTTTCTTGCGTAGTCAAATAAGATAATTTAGGATTATCAAGATTATAATTAGGTAAAGTGCCTGAAAGATTATTATTATGAAGCCAAATTCTAAATAAAAATTTATTATTAACGAATTTGGGTAAGTTACCGGTTAATTGGTTGTTATTTATTTGGATAAGTTCAAGCTCAGGATTCAATTTGAAGGATGGAATAGATCCAGTAAGTGAGTTAAAGGATAGTATTAAACTTCTTAATTTAGATAATGTATTATACTCAGGAATCGGTCCAGATAATTGATTTTGACTAAAATTAATACCGATTACATCTTTAAGTTCATCGAGGTTAGGAATTTGTCCGGTGAGTTGATTATTCTGCAATCCAATGGATTGTAAATTTTGCAATGGACCAAAATTCGGAATTGTCCCCGATAATTTATTATTTGATAAAACTATCGAAATAAGCTTAAGCGATTTATCAAAATTTGGAATTGAACCTGTAAAATGATTATCTGAAAAAGACAATACCTGAAGATTAGGCAGTTTATTAAAATTTGGAATTGTCCCTGTTATTTTATTGTCATTTAATACTAAAACATGCAGATTTTGTATTTTGTCAAAATTAGGAATAGGTCCTTCAAGTTGATTGCCAATTAAATATAAAAAATCAAGATTTGGCAATTTATCAAAATTCGGAATAGTACCAAATAAATTGTCGTATAATAAAATTAAGGACGATAATTGGGGAAGATTAAAATTTGGGATTGAACCTGATATTTTATTATTACTTAAATTGAGAGTAGATAACTGGGATAAATTTATGCTTGGTATAGGGCCAATCAGATTATTTCCTGAGCCGAGACAAGCCATACAATTGGTGTTGCTCGTATCATAAAGGATTATAGTATTTACGCAGCCTCCAGTATTTAAAGTTACTCCCCACCATGAGTCCATCGGCTTACTTAAATCCCATTTCTTCCACCAATTAGGTCCGCCAGTCGCATTATAAAACTTCACCAATTCCAAACTATCAGACCATCGGTCACAAACCAAGCTAGGCCCAGCATTCAACCTGATCGGCCAGCTCTCCAATGTCAGTTGTGAGGCTAACGGATTTGTGATCTTTACTGTATAGGTAGCCTCGTCTGCATTTGTGAAAGGAGTAAACGGAAGCTTATTGCTTCCCTTTATGGTTTTGTAGAGTGTACCATTTTTATACCAGGTGT encodes:
- a CDS encoding leucine-rich repeat domain-containing protein, whose translation is MRLLVILTLTITTFAYGWIHLQIKVSPYASSTKNRSVVSKEANQLTEVQKLSLEKLNFVCDRRSDSLELVKFYNATGGQNWIHKWDLNKSLDSWYGIGLNNAGCVKYIDMDGKPNGIKDSFLTNNLTGLLISLDLNQLEGLIVPNNKISGSIPEFLNLPNLTTLVLEANQFNGEIPVFLNLQNLKFLWLNDNKLTGNIINFNLPALQELNLSRNLLTGTIPNFDKIPNLYWLFLNENQLTGTIPDFIKLPYLSTLWLYSNQLSGTIPNFNHPNLYGILLGNNNLTGPIPNFDKVGSLQDLNLSGNKLSGNIPVFNKVPFLKYLLIADNDLYGVIPDHTTTNIHLDLYYLNNNRLTFSGIIPNLEKVKTLTNITNKECPTCTYDTLIYTPQQKIYHDTTILISPNTSYTLDLLIDDTVTTNTYTWYKNGTLYKTIKGSNKLPFTPFTNADEATYTVKITNPLASQLTLESWPIRLNAGPSLVCDRWSDSLELVKFYNATGGPNWWKKWDLSKPMDSWWGVTLNTGGCVNTIILYDTSNTNCMACLGSGNNLIGPIPSINLSQLSTLNLSNNKISGSIPNFNLPQLSSLILLYDNLFGTIPNFDKLPNLDFLYLIGNQLEGPIPNFDKIQNLHVLVLNDNKITGTIPNFNKLPNLQVLSFSDNHFTGSIPNFDKSLKLISIVLSNNKLSGTIPNFGPLQNLQSIGLQNNQLTGQIPNLDELKDVIGINFSQNQLSGPIPEYNTLSKLRSLILSFNSLTGSIPSFKLNPELELIQINNNQLTGNLPKFVNNKFLFRIWLHNNNLSGTLPNYNLDNPKLSYLTTQENKVTFSGLLSNLASIKNLTDLINRDCPTCLYDTLIYAPQKKIYSDTTILIPSNTPYTIDLLIDDTVTTSTYTWYKNGALYKTIKGSNKLAFTPFTTTDAGTYTVKITNPLAPQLTLESWPIRLNALPMLICDRRSDSLELVKFYNETGGPNWWKKWDLSKPISTWWGITINNEGCVTEIRLNDTAINGCCSGNNLIGTLIIIKLPSLTYINLRANNLSGTIPDFHFPSLENLRLETNKLSGSIPNFKNLPKLGYLALEGNQLTGDIPNFDMMPLLYRLGCYDNQLTGPVPNLNNLPQLNRIHLNDNKLTGSIPSFDNNPKLETINLYDNELTGSIPDFKNLPLLKVLALHHNFLSGSLPGLKGCLLLENYEVHNNRMGGMIQDLSHLKNLGTLTLSDNNFSGPLPKLDKFPGLKEVWLANNSFTGSLEDYTISNPLLRRGTFEGNKLTFTNIIKYHDKIKTLIEVTNKWSQSLFTYAPQDTIYRDTTIFINNNTPYTLDLLIDDTVTTSTYAWYKNGSLYKTMKGNKLPFNPFTNNDAGTYTVKITNPLAPQLTLESWPIRLKTNAASDEQDCSNARVITITPCYQKFIIDSMIGPGSVLDEADNSCLDFNNFDLKNNQSESNSKWFKWTANENLNITFTITPLISNEDIDFAVFELPDGINGCATKRLIRCNATTCNLSSTGLNESSTDIEESPNCDPGEDGFLKSLDMVKGKTYAIMVNGFEKQNAFSIEFMLKIIALKPDYVKVKHSTPTLFDVLANDTISKGASIDVMIQEPQNGTMIYSRTSGRGTYTSNPKFSGKEILKYTVCSTICPTDCKSSTIEFEVESPCSDRNSLVLPNVIFPDSPSRDNRYFIVEALIDCPDAFGPKPTKLTVYNRWGDLVYRNDDYKNDWDGTNTQGQPLPTGTYYYLLDLGSVSAPIKGYVVIMR